One Salvia splendens isolate huo1 chromosome 12, SspV2, whole genome shotgun sequence genomic window carries:
- the LOC121759247 gene encoding xanthoxin dehydrogenase-like, whose amino-acid sequence MATGTANVDSLQSLPSRLLGRVALVTGGSAGIGESIVLLFHKHGAKVCIADLQDDQGQRLIETLGGSSDVVFIHCDVTNEDDVRRAVDFTVDKFGTLDIMVNNAGVSGAPCPDIRDFELSDFDKVFDVNVRGAFIGMKHAARIMIPAKKGSIISVASVSSALGGIGPHAYTGSKHAVLGLTKNVAAELGKHGIRINCVSPYAVATGLALAHLPEELRTEDTLANFRSFVASNANLQGLELTAEDVANAVVFLASDEARYVSGINLMVDGGFTSTNHALQVFR is encoded by the exons ATGGCTACAGGCACTGCAAATGTCGATTCACTGCAGTCTCTCCCTTCAAG ATTACTAGGACGAGTTGCTCTTGTTACCGGAGGTTCTGCAGGAATCGGGGAGAGCATTGTGCTGCTGTTTCATAAACATGGTGCAAAAGTTTGTATAGCCGATCTTCAAGACGACCAAGGCCAGCGTCTCATTGAAACCCTAGGTGGCAGCTCAGATGTCGTCTTTATCCACTGTGATGTGACAAATGAAGATGATGTCAGGCGTGCTGTGGACTTCACTGTTGACAAGTTCGGTACCCTTGACATAATGGTGAACAATGCCGGGGTGTCAGGCGCGCCATGCCCAGATATCCGCGACTTTGAGCTCTCTGATTTTGACAAGGTGTTCGATGTGAATGTGAGAGGTGCTTTCATTGGAATGAAGCATGCAGCTCGCATAATGATTCCAGCGAAGAAAGGGTCAATAATATCGGTTGCCAGTGTGTCGAGCGCCTTGGGTGGCATCGGGCCCCACGCATACACAGGGTCCAAGCATGCTGTTTTGGGGCTCACCAAGAATGTGGCGGCGGAGCTGGGAAAACATGGCATACGCATAAACTGTGTGTCGCCATATGCTGTTGCGACGGGGTTGGCACTAGCTCACTTGCCTGAGGAGCTGAGGACTGAGGACACATTGGCTAATTTTCGTAGCTTTGTGGCGAGCAACGCAAACTTGCAAGGTTTGGAATTGACTGCGGAGGATGTGGCTAATGCTGTGGTTTTCTTGGCTAGTGATGAGGCAAGGTATGTGAGCGGCATCAATCTCATGGTCGATGGCGGCTTCACATCTACTAACCATGCCCTTCAAGTATTCCGCTGA